The following proteins are encoded in a genomic region of Liolophura sinensis isolate JHLJ2023 chromosome 7, CUHK_Ljap_v2, whole genome shotgun sequence:
- the LOC135471455 gene encoding uncharacterized protein LOC135471455 isoform X1 yields the protein MTPSWLGSMSPRPEHILGERRFSSQSRSSHVGVDSAMVVTPVQQRPRTSAVRKRHNSLRQIYGARCEITLLGEESYYSYTTRSITSPRFFLGSTNTSSGPYSTDILYGGDIDKGGQDLRLGHSSVVDGDRVKDGKRDRAEFREQRKSLYSRDSLSSSFEKVSLDKDDRPNPTISSLAKINQFKPNGLRNNLVSKGRGGQDELVAMGTLWSPNVHPKPLRTLSVCTNGNSTTSTAPRRVSSVSVPTGVYRQTLNAPSHQVASKSSANGQDQKYGDPFVGAPPQYQQRLAELSTLEADTVRYERTRKLKKKQPKQDRDS from the exons ATGACACCATCCTGGTTGGGATCAATGTCTCCTAGACCTGAGCACATCCTCGGTGAGCGTCGATTCTCCAGTCAGTCTCGAAGCTCCCATGTGGGAGTAGACAGCGCCATGGTGGTCACTCCAGTCCAGCAGAGACCACGCACCTCAGCCGTCAGGAAGAGACACAACTCTCTCCGACAGATCTACGGTGCCCGGTGCGAGATAACTCTGCTGGGAGAAGAAAGCTATTACTCATACACAACTCGTTCCATAACTTCACCACGATTCTTCTTGGG TTCAACCAACACATCTTCTGGTCCGTATTCTACTGACATCCTATATGGGGGTGACATAGATAAGGGTGGCCAGGACCTCCGCCTGGGGCATTCCAGTGTTGTGGACGGCGACAGAGTGAAAGATGGTAAAAGAGACAGGGCAGAGTTCAGGGAGCAGAGGAAGAGCCTGTATTCTAGAGATTCTCTCTCATCATCCTTTGAAAAAG TGAGTTTGGATAAGGATGACCGGCCTAACCCCACCATATCCAGCCTGGCCAAAATTAACCAGTTTAAACCTAATGGTCTCAGGAATAACCTAGTCTCCAAAG GGAGAGGTGGCCAGGATGAGCTAGTTGCCATGGGAACCCTCTGGAGCCCAAACGTCCATCCCAAACCCTTGCGAACCTTGTCAGTGTGCACAAATGGCAATAGCACAACGTCAACCGCACCACGACGAGTCTCGTCAGTATCTGTTCCCACTGGGGTGTACAGGCAAACACTTAATGCGCCCAGTCATCAGGTGGCCAGCAAATCCTCTGCAAATG GTCAGGATCAAAAGTATGGAGACCCGTTTGTAGGAGCACCTCCTCAGTACCAGCAGAGGCTGGCAGAGTTATCCACACTAGAGGCTGACACAGTCAGATATGAAAGGACTCGaaagttaaagaaaaaacaGCCTAAGCAGGACAGAGATTCTTGA